A single region of the Hippopotamus amphibius kiboko isolate mHipAmp2 chromosome 6, mHipAmp2.hap2, whole genome shotgun sequence genome encodes:
- the LOC130855153 gene encoding LOW QUALITY PROTEIN: Bardet-Biedl syndrome 12 protein-like (The sequence of the model RefSeq protein was modified relative to this genomic sequence to represent the inferred CDS: substituted 1 base at 1 genomic stop codon): MVMACRVIDKRRHMGPQQLSSFAETGRTFLGPVKSSKFITDEECHGSVLISSTARLPERLDLTSAVGQLLSQAVQAQNNTYRAGTSTFLFLVGAWSRAAEECVHLGVPISSIVSGMSEGLNSCIEEVVSLQVPVHNVFDHIDNTKTFSGLETFGVSLYPFLQIPSGTGLIQKEHDLRDVAYQSLDIYSLSERTLKSPQLFRSLAKVEADENTSQTPQTLKSSLLADTHCRKSILTHSRHFSRTDNNQWISKPDGFLEQLSAATPKTYRCNDLVELQVGLSHGDHSSMKXVDEAVWLQYQNAGMQQGGCTRPFLFDISRIFTCSLPGLPETFSCVCAGYITVVSISSTTLIKEWQNQPVRVILIEGDLTENYRHLGFNKSANIKTVSESMKAQQGSSEELWTDHVLQVLIKFNLNLVLAQGNVSERLTEKCTHSKRLVIGSMNGNVMQAFAEASGAVQVACITQVNEDCVGSGVCVTIWRSIPFDSVDRINRMAIMLKTEGINLVTVVLTSPVTAQMHTKEDRFWTCAYRLYHALKEQKVFLGGGAVEFLCLSHLQILAEQSLNKGNQGCSGWLHNTSPWLASSVALYRLTVLKCLADGWHRYLSAFLYDTASCSSEFEASTFIQHHLRNAADSDSPSSYVLNEYSKLNSGILNSGISGKLEQIPRVDDMVTPKIETWHQALDLVLLVLQTDREIITGLGHTQINSQESEGFLFL, translated from the coding sequence ATGGTGATGGCTTGCAGGGTCATAGACAAAAGAAGGCACATGGGACCTCAGCAACTTTCATCATTTGCGGAAACAGGAAGAACATTCCTAGGCCCAGTGAAATCATCCAAATTTATTACAGATGAAGAGTGTCATGGGAGTGTGTTAATCAGTTCAACAGCACGGCTTCCTGAACGTTTGGATCTAACCAGTGCGGTGGGACAACTTCTCAGCCAAGCAGTTCAAGCACAAAATAACACGTACAGAGCTGGAACCagtactttcttgtttcttgttggTGCATGGAGCCGTGCTGCTGAAGAATGTGTTCATTTGGGTGTCCCCATTTCATCGATAGTGTCTGGAATGTCAGAAGGCTTGAATTCATGCATTGAAGAGGTAGTTTCCCTTCAAGTGCCTGTCCACAATGTCTTTGACCATATAGATAACACAAAGACATTTTCTGGACTTGAAACATTTGGTGTCAGCTTGTACCCTTTTCTACAAATCCCTTCAGGTACCGGTTTGATACAGAAAGAACATGATCTCAGAGATGTTGCCTACCAGTCGTTGGACATTTACAGTCTTTCTGAGAGAACTCTTAAATCACCTCAACTCTTCAGGTCCCTGGCTAAGGTTGAAGCAGATGAAAACACATCACAAACTCCTCAAACTCTGAAAAGCAGTCTGCTTGCAGACACCCACTGCAGAAAGTCAATACTAACCCACAGTAGACATTTTAGCAGGACAGATAATAATCAATGGATAAGCAAACCAGATGGATTTCTAGAACAACTTAGTGCAGCGACTCCCAAGACTTATAGATGTAATGATTTGGTAGAGTTGCAGGTGGGTTTGAGTCACGGAGATCACAGCAGCATGAAGTAAGTAGACGAAGCAGTATGGCTACAATATCAGAACGCAGGTATGCAACAAGGCGGCTGTACAAGGccatttctttttgatatttcaaGAATCTTCACCTGCAGCTTACCGGGTTTACCTGAAACTTTTTCTTGTGTCTGTGCAGGATATATCACTGTTGTATCAATATCTAGTACTACTCTGATCAAGGAATGGCAGAATCAGCCTGTCCGGGTAATTCTTATTGAGGGTGATCTCACAGAGAATTATCGCCACCTGGGATTTAATAAGTCTGCAAATATTAAAACAGTATCAGAAAGCATGAAAGCTCAACAAGGCAGCTCAGAAGAACTGTGGACAGATCATGTGTTACAGGTATTAATCAAGTTCAACCTGAACCTTGTCCTGGCACAAGGAAATGTATCTGAACGCTTAACTGAAAAATGCACACACAGTAAGCGATTAGTAATTGGATCAATGAATGGCAATGTGATGCAGGCTTTTGCAGAGGCTTCAGGAGCAGTGCAGGTGGCCTGCATCACACAAGTGAATGAAGACTGTGTGGGCAGTGGGGTCTGTGTGACCATCTGGAGAAGCATTCCCTTCGATTCTGTAGATCGGATCAACAGAATGGCAATCATGTTAAAAACAGAAGGAATTAATTTGGTTACAGTAGTGCTAACTAGTCCGGTCACTGCTCAGATGCACACCAAAGAAGATAGGTTCTGGACTTGTGCCTATCGTCTGTATCATGCTCTAAAAGAGCAAAAGGTCTTCCTTGGAGGTGGCGCCGTTGAATTTTTGTGTCTTAGCCATCTTCAGATTCTCGCGGAGCAGTCTCTGAATAAAGGAAACCAAGGCTGTTCAGGATGGCTTCATAACACGTCCCCTTGGCTGGCCTCATCTGTGGCACTGTACAGACTGACTGTGCTTAAATGCCTGGCAGATGGGTGGCACAGATACCTTTCAGCCTTCCTGTATGACACTGCCAGCTGCTCATCTGAATTTGAAGCCAGCACATTCATTCAGCATCATCTACGCAATGCTGCAGACTCTGACTCTCCTTCATCTTACGTCTTGAATGAATATAGTAAACTAAATAGTGGAATTTTAAATTCAGGCATTTCAGGTAAACTGGAACAGATTCCAAGAGTTGATGACATGGTTACACCAAAGATTGAGACATGGCACCAAGCTTTGGATTTAGTATTATTAGTACTTCAGACAGACAGGGAAATTATCACTGGACTTGGACACACACAGATAAATTCACAGGAATCAGagggctttttatttttgtag